Genomic DNA from Pseudomonas sp. CCC3.1:
TCACTCAAGTGGTCGAGGGACGCAAACTTGCGCGCCAGCAAGTAGGGTTCGTTGTAGCTGGTGGACACGGTCGAGATCAGGCCGATGCGCTCGGTTACTGTCGCCAGCCCGGACAGCAGCACAAGGGGGTCGAACACGTCACCGGCGGTGGTGTACTGACCGAGTTCGGGCGTGCCCATCAGGGCCAGGTTGTCAGCGAAAAAGATCGCGTCGAACTTGCCCCGCTCAGCCGTTTGCGCCAGTTGTTTGAAGTGCTGAAAGTTCAGCCCACCCCCGGCCCAGGCGCGTGGGTGGCGCCAGGCGGCCAGGTGATGACCGCTGCTCATGATGAACGCGCCAAGGCTCATGTGTCGGGTTGTCATGTTCACCTCAGAAGTCATAACGAACGGTCACACCGGCCGTGCGTGGCTGGCCGGGTGAGGCGGTGTACAGGCCGTTGATGCCGTTGCCGACAGCTAGGTAATACTCTTTGTCGAAGGCGTTTTTGACCCACAGCGAGGCGTCCAGCAAACCATCGCCATAACCCACGCGAGCGCCCACCGAGAAGTTCGCCAGGCCATAGCCGTTGATTTTCGACAGGTCAGAGTTGTCCAGTGTGCCTTCGCTTTCGGAGCGATAGGCATAGCTGCCGGTGGCATATGGCTCAACGCCGTTGACGCGTGGCCATTTGTATTCGCCGTTGACGTTGCCGATCCAGCGCGAAGCCCCGGCCACGGGTTTGCCTGTCAGGTCGCAGGTGGTGGCGCCGACCACTTCTGCCGGGCACGGTGCGTTTTTGAAGGACAGATACGTCACGTCATTGAACGAGCCGTTGACGTTCACGGTCAGGCCCCGCACGGGCACCGCCGTGGCTTCGAGTTCAACCCCGCGTGAGCGCACCGAGCCTGCGTTGGTCAGCAATTGGTAGCCGGTCAATGCGCCCGGCGGCTGATAGTACGTGGTGGCTTGGTAGCCGTTTACGCCGGTCCAGAACACGTTGGCATTGAGTTGCAAGCGGTGGTCGAACAGTTGGCTCTTGACCCCCAATTCGGCATCGTTGGCCCGCTCCGGACCGACCAGCAGCGACTCAGCCCCCGCGCTCGGTGCCGAGGCTACCGCTAGGTTGACCCCGCCGGATTTTTCGCCGTGGGACAGCGATGCATAGCCGAGCACGTCGTCGTCGAAGTGGTAGCTCACGCTGGCCAGAAACGATGGCGCTGCGTTATGCATATGCAGGTTGCCGCTGTCGTATGCGCCCACCTGGCCAGCACGCACGGCGTTGCCGTCGACAACGCCGGGAATGACCACCGCCGGGCCGCCGCCAGTGGGGGCAAAGCGCTGCACATTGGCTTCTTTTTCTTCGTAGGTGCCGCGTATCCCGGCGCTGAAGTCCAAGCGGTCACTCAAGTGCCAGGTGCCTTGGGCAAACAAAGCGTAACTCTCGGTGTTGACCTTGCCGTTCACCTTGCTGTTGATGTTGTTGAGCGCATTGAGATTGGCGCCAATCAGGTCCAGGTCCGCCAGCGGGCCAAAGTCGGTGAAAATCCGATTGCCCAGGTTCTGCTTGAAGGCATAGGCACCGACCACGTAATCAAAGAAGTCGCCCTTGGGTGACGCGAGGCGTATTTCCTGGGAGAACTGACGGTCGTGCACTTCGAAGCCGTAGTCCTTGATCACCGGCACGTCCAGTTGGTCGGCGTCGTTGGCGGGGTTGAAGTGCCAACTGCGATAGGCGCTGATGGAGGTCAGGGTATAGCCGCCTGCCAGGTTCCAGTTGGCTTCAACCGAGCTGGCGTTCTGGTGCACGCTGACATTCTGTCGGCCATCGATATTGCTTTTACCGAGTTCCGGGTGGGCGCCGACCAGCGCCGCACGCTTCCAGAACACCGGCCCGGCGCCATAAATCACGCTGCTGCCGCTGCTGGAGTTTTCAGAGTTGTATTCGTTGATCCAGCGCAGGCTGAAGTCTTCGTTGGGCTTGAACAGCAATTGCCCGCGTATGCCTTCACGTTCGCCGCCGAGCAAGGTGCGGCCGTCGTAGCGGTTGTTCAGATAGCCGTCATCGCGGGTGCGATAAAACGACACGCGCCCGGCCAGTGTGTCGGTGATCGGCCCCGAGAAACTGCCCTTGCCCTGAAAATAGCCGTCCTGGCCCCCGGACACCTGAACGCTGCGTTCAGGCGTAAAGGTCGGGCC
This window encodes:
- a CDS encoding TonB-dependent receptor, which translates into the protein MLLRYSATTAHRLKPLSISLWLALPVALSATCALAADETDKPSTIASTQADSDAPRLEQVTVTARRRAEESQDVPTPITTLSGAQLESQRIYKIQDLQQALPSVNVAYTHARVSSFAVRGIGNNPASDGLEGSAGIYLDNVYLGRPGMAAFDMMDIEQLELLRGPQGTLFGKNTTAGVLNIATRGPTFTPERSVQVSGGQDGYFQGKGSFSGPITDTLAGRVSFYRTRDDGYLNNRYDGRTLLGGEREGIRGQLLFKPNEDFSLRWINEYNSENSSSGSSVIYGAGPVFWKRAALVGAHPELGKSNIDGRQNVSVHQNASSVEANWNLAGGYTLTSISAYRSWHFNPANDADQLDVPVIKDYGFEVHDRQFSQEIRLASPKGDFFDYVVGAYAFKQNLGNRIFTDFGPLADLDLIGANLNALNNINSKVNGKVNTESYALFAQGTWHLSDRLDFSAGIRGTYEEKEANVQRFAPTGGGPAVVIPGVVDGNAVRAGQVGAYDSGNLHMHNAAPSFLASVSYHFDDDVLGYASLSHGEKSGGVNLAVASAPSAGAESLLVGPERANDAELGVKSQLFDHRLQLNANVFWTGVNGYQATTYYQPPGALTGYQLLTNAGSVRSRGVELEATAVPVRGLTVNVNGSFNDVTYLSFKNAPCPAEVVGATTCDLTGKPVAGASRWIGNVNGEYKWPRVNGVEPYATGSYAYRSESEGTLDNSDLSKINGYGLANFSVGARVGYGDGLLDASLWVKNAFDKEYYLAVGNGINGLYTASPGQPRTAGVTVRYDF